One part of the Alphaproteobacteria bacterium genome encodes these proteins:
- a CDS encoding bifunctional [glutamine synthetase] adenylyltransferase/[glutamine synthetase]-adenylyl-L-tyrosine phosphorylase, with protein MPSLYPGFAKAQWPKPFDNGAAAREFQNLAEAADELPANSKRGFCRELAKGHPALAAIFGNSPHLSALVRRDTEFALELLLKGPDKMFPALLREVRKAPKAGWTTEGLMSALRTMKRHASLTIALADISGVWPLAKVVAAISDTAETALDLAFAHALRETARRDGLKLADPKDPNKDSGLVVLGMGKLGARELNYSSDVDLIVLYDLDKVRGIDPDDAQQIFVKLTRLAVRIMETRTDEGYVFRTDLRLRPDPSATPMALSTLAAETYYESIGQNWERAAMIKARPVAGDRVAGEHFVSILRPYVWRKHLDFAAIEDIHSIKRQIQAHRGGGEIALHGHNVKTGKGGIREIEFFAQTQQLIWGGRDPDLRVKDTCAALDALVAKGHTNARDVEALKKSYAFLRTLEHRLQMVADEQTQELPEQGPDWTRIALFMGYDGDAAFERDLLAHFTLVADRYARLFEESETQGGSGLNFGGMEDDPATLEALTKLGFVEPQRVCAEIRAWHQGRYRCVRSARARELLADLAPRIVEAFARTPQPDAGFVRFARFLEGLPAGVQLFSLFKAQASLVDLTAEIMGTAPKLAEEVATHTHLLDAVLSGDFFAPPRDKDALAAELARLNGQARDYQDRLDIARRWQHEREFQVAVQLLKGALDARAAGAAFTDIADVALASLLADTQAEFARAHGHVKGGAFAVMALGKLGGRELTITSDLDLIALYDVPAGVERSDGERPLPPSLYFIRLAQRYVSALSVATAEGALYEVDLRLRPDGEKGPTASALAGFGKYVAEDAWTWEHMALTRARFVCGDEKLGKKALAAIAKGLAKKRKAAELARDIADMRLRMAAERRADTPWRIKDWRGGLVDIEFLVQHAILASGDPALALPAIGEAIAALAKAGKFTKAEAETLSAAHALYSNLQAMLRLTWRGEFDPATAPDALKNLLAKSAGAVDFAALQSTLEEHGVKIRALFEKRLPAPQRSS; from the coding sequence ATGCCCTCATTGTACCCCGGTTTTGCGAAGGCCCAATGGCCCAAGCCCTTTGATAACGGCGCGGCGGCGCGGGAATTCCAGAATTTGGCCGAGGCGGCGGACGAATTGCCCGCCAATTCGAAACGCGGATTCTGCCGGGAACTCGCCAAGGGTCACCCGGCTTTGGCCGCGATTTTCGGCAATTCGCCGCATTTGTCGGCCCTGGTCCGTCGCGACACCGAATTCGCCCTGGAATTGCTGTTGAAAGGGCCGGACAAAATGTTTCCGGCCCTTTTGCGCGAGGTCCGCAAGGCGCCCAAAGCGGGCTGGACGACCGAAGGGCTGATGTCGGCCCTGCGCACGATGAAGCGCCATGCCAGCCTGACCATCGCGCTCGCCGACATAAGCGGCGTGTGGCCGCTCGCCAAGGTCGTGGCCGCGATTTCCGACACGGCGGAAACGGCGCTCGATCTTGCCTTCGCGCATGCGTTGCGCGAGACCGCGCGGCGCGACGGGCTGAAACTCGCCGATCCGAAGGACCCCAACAAGGACTCCGGGCTCGTCGTGCTCGGCATGGGCAAGCTGGGTGCGCGCGAGCTCAACTATTCCTCCGACGTCGATCTGATCGTGCTCTACGATCTCGACAAGGTGCGCGGCATCGATCCCGACGACGCGCAGCAAATCTTCGTCAAGCTCACGCGCCTTGCCGTGCGCATCATGGAAACGCGCACCGACGAAGGCTACGTGTTCCGCACCGATCTGCGTTTGCGCCCCGATCCGTCGGCGACACCGATGGCGCTGTCGACGTTGGCGGCCGAAACCTATTACGAGAGCATCGGCCAAAACTGGGAACGCGCGGCGATGATCAAGGCGCGGCCCGTGGCGGGCGATCGCGTCGCGGGAGAGCATTTCGTGTCGATCCTGCGCCCTTATGTGTGGCGCAAGCATCTCGACTTCGCCGCGATCGAGGATATCCATTCGATCAAACGCCAAATCCAGGCGCATCGCGGCGGCGGCGAAATCGCGTTGCACGGCCACAACGTCAAAACCGGCAAGGGCGGCATTCGCGAGATCGAGTTCTTCGCCCAGACGCAGCAATTGATCTGGGGCGGGCGCGACCCCGATCTGCGCGTGAAGGACACCTGCGCCGCGTTGGACGCGCTGGTTGCCAAAGGCCACACCAACGCGCGCGACGTCGAGGCTTTGAAGAAATCCTATGCGTTCCTGCGCACGCTCGAACATCGTTTGCAGATGGTCGCCGACGAGCAGACGCAGGAACTGCCCGAGCAAGGCCCCGACTGGACGCGCATCGCCCTGTTCATGGGCTATGACGGCGACGCGGCGTTCGAGCGCGATTTGCTGGCGCATTTCACGCTCGTCGCCGACCGTTATGCGCGGCTGTTCGAGGAAAGCGAGACGCAAGGCGGCTCGGGCTTGAATTTCGGCGGAATGGAGGACGATCCCGCGACGCTGGAAGCGCTGACGAAGCTCGGCTTCGTCGAGCCGCAACGGGTCTGCGCCGAAATTCGCGCCTGGCATCAGGGCCGCTATCGCTGCGTGCGCTCGGCGCGCGCGCGCGAATTGCTGGCGGATTTGGCGCCGCGCATCGTCGAAGCTTTCGCGCGCACGCCGCAACCCGATGCCGGGTTCGTGCGTTTCGCGCGCTTCCTGGAAGGCCTGCCGGCGGGCGTGCAGCTTTTCTCGCTGTTCAAGGCGCAAGCCTCGCTCGTCGATCTGACGGCGGAGATCATGGGCACCGCCCCGAAGCTCGCCGAAGAAGTCGCCACGCACACCCATCTGCTCGACGCCGTTTTGTCGGGCGATTTTTTCGCGCCCCCGCGCGACAAGGATGCGTTGGCGGCGGAACTTGCCCGCCTCAACGGCCAAGCGCGCGACTATCAAGACCGTCTCGACATCGCACGGCGCTGGCAGCACGAGCGCGAGTTCCAAGTGGCCGTGCAGCTTTTGAAGGGCGCGCTCGACGCGCGCGCCGCCGGGGCCGCCTTCACCGACATCGCCGATGTAGCGCTCGCCAGCCTGCTGGCCGATACGCAAGCCGAGTTCGCGCGCGCGCATGGCCATGTGAAGGGCGGCGCCTTCGCGGTGATGGCGCTCGGCAAGCTCGGCGGGCGCGAATTGACGATCACGTCGGATCTCGATCTGATCGCGCTCTACGACGTGCCCGCAGGCGTCGAACGGTCGGACGGCGAGCGCCCCTTGCCGCCGTCGCTCTATTTCATCCGCTTGGCGCAGCGTTACGTTTCGGCGCTGAGCGTCGCCACCGCCGAAGGCGCCCTTTACGAAGTCGATCTGCGTTTGCGCCCCGACGGCGAAAAAGGCCCGACCGCGTCGGCGTTGGCGGGCTTCGGCAAATACGTCGCCGAGGATGCGTGGACCTGGGAGCATATGGCGCTGACGCGCGCACGCTTCGTGTGCGGCGACGAAAAACTTGGCAAGAAGGCGCTCGCCGCCATCGCCAAAGGCCTCGCCAAGAAACGCAAAGCGGCGGAACTCGCGCGCGACATCGCCGATATGCGCCTGCGCATGGCGGCGGAGCGGCGCGCCGACACGCCCTGGCGCATCAAGGATTGGCGCGGCGGCTTGGTCGATATCGAATTCCTGGTCCAGCACGCGATCCTCGCCTCGGGCGATCCCGCCCTCGCTTTGCCCGCCATCGGCGAAGCGATCGCGGCGCTAGCCAAGGCGGGAAAATTCACGAAAGCGGAGGCCGAAACGCTGTCCGCCGCGCATGCGCTCTATTCCAATCTTCAGGCGATGCTGCGCCTCACGTGGCGCGGCGAATTCGACCCGGCGACGGCGCCCGACGCGCTCAAAAACCTGCTTGCGAAATCCGCGGGCGCGGTTGACTTCGCCGCACTACAATCCACCCTCGAAGAGCATGGCGTGAAGATCCGCGCTTTGTTCGAAAAGCGTTTACCGGCACCGCAAAGGAGTTCGTGA
- a CDS encoding P-II family nitrogen regulator, whose protein sequence is MKKIEAIIKPFKLDEVKDALNEIGLKGITVVEAKGFGRQKGHTELYRGAEYVVDFLPKVKLEVVLEDNMVERAIEAIQRAAHTGRIGDGKIFVSTIEEVVRIRTGERGADAV, encoded by the coding sequence ATGAAAAAGATCGAAGCGATCATCAAGCCCTTCAAGCTCGACGAGGTGAAGGACGCGCTCAACGAAATCGGCCTGAAGGGCATCACGGTCGTCGAGGCCAAAGGCTTCGGCCGGCAGAAGGGCCATACCGAGCTTTATCGCGGCGCCGAATACGTCGTCGACTTCCTGCCCAAGGTGAAGCTCGAAGTCGTGCTCGAGGACAATATGGTCGAGCGCGCGATCGAAGCGATCCAGCGCGCCGCCCATACGGGCCGCATCGGCGACGGCAAGATTTTCGTCTCCACCATCGAAGAAGTCGTCCGCATCCGCACCGGTGAGCGCGGCGCTGACGCCGTCTGA
- the glnA gene encoding type I glutamate--ammonia ligase, which produces MSDPKTVLKKIKDNGCKYVDLRFTDPRGKLQHLAHAVETITEETFEEGLMFDGSSIAGWKAINESDMTLIPDPTTAVMDPFAAQPSMTIMCDIYEPGTGQPYNRDPRGIAKKAEAYVKETGIGDTAYFGPEIEFFVFDDVRFKVSMNKTSVEIDSIEGPYVTDKVYPDGNLGHRPKIKGGYFPVPPVDQESDLRAEMLTIMKDMGLDIEKHHHEVAPSQHELGAKFTTMVKAADQCQIYKYVVHNVAAQYGKTATFMPKPIKGDNGSGMHVHQSIWKKGKPLFAGNGYADLSETALFYIGGIIKHAKAINAFTNASTNSYKRLIPGFEAPVLLAYSARNRSASCRIPFGAGPKAKRVEVRFPDPSANPYLGFAAMLMAGLDGIKNKIHPGDAMDKNLYDLPPAELKKVPTVCGSLREAMMALQKDNAFLTAGGVFTEDFIESYIDLKFEEIYAFEHTPHPIEFEMYYSV; this is translated from the coding sequence ATGTCGGATCCCAAGACAGTCCTGAAAAAGATCAAGGACAACGGCTGCAAATATGTCGACCTGCGCTTCACCGATCCGCGCGGCAAGCTGCAGCACCTCGCCCATGCGGTCGAGACGATCACCGAAGAGACCTTCGAAGAAGGCCTGATGTTCGACGGCTCGTCGATCGCCGGCTGGAAGGCGATCAACGAATCCGACATGACGCTGATCCCCGATCCGACGACCGCCGTGATGGATCCGTTCGCGGCCCAGCCGTCGATGACGATCATGTGCGACATCTACGAGCCGGGCACCGGCCAGCCCTATAACCGCGACCCGCGCGGCATCGCCAAGAAGGCCGAAGCCTACGTCAAGGAAACGGGCATCGGCGACACGGCCTATTTCGGCCCCGAAATCGAATTCTTCGTGTTCGACGACGTCCGCTTCAAGGTGTCGATGAACAAGACCTCGGTCGAAATCGATTCGATCGAAGGCCCGTACGTGACCGACAAGGTCTATCCGGACGGCAATCTCGGCCATCGCCCGAAGATCAAGGGCGGCTACTTCCCGGTTCCGCCGGTCGATCAGGAATCGGACCTGCGCGCCGAGATGCTGACGATCATGAAGGACATGGGTCTCGACATCGAGAAGCACCACCACGAAGTGGCGCCCTCGCAGCACGAGCTCGGCGCCAAGTTCACCACGATGGTGAAGGCCGCCGACCAGTGCCAGATCTACAAGTACGTCGTCCATAACGTCGCCGCCCAGTACGGCAAGACGGCGACCTTCATGCCCAAGCCCATCAAGGGCGACAACGGTTCGGGCATGCACGTCCACCAGTCGATCTGGAAGAAGGGCAAGCCGCTCTTCGCCGGCAACGGCTACGCGGACCTCTCTGAAACGGCGCTGTTCTACATCGGCGGCATCATCAAACACGCCAAGGCGATCAACGCGTTCACCAACGCGTCGACGAACTCGTACAAGCGCTTGATCCCGGGCTTCGAAGCGCCCGTGCTGCTCGCCTACTCGGCGCGCAACCGTTCGGCGTCGTGCCGCATCCCGTTCGGCGCCGGCCCCAAGGCCAAGCGCGTCGAAGTGCGCTTCCCCGATCCGTCGGCCAACCCGTATCTCGGCTTCGCCGCGATGCTGATGGCCGGCCTCGATGGCATCAAGAACAAGATCCATCCGGGCGATGCCATGGACAAGAACCTGTATGACCTGCCCCCGGCGGAACTGAAGAAGGTCCCGACGGTGTGCGGTTCGCTGCGCGAAGCGATGATGGCCCTGCAGAAGGACAACGCCTTCCTCACGGCCGGCGGCGTCTTCACGGAAGACTTCATCGAATCGTATATCGACCTGAAGTTCGAAGAAATCTACGCCTTCGAACACACGCCGCACCCGATCGAGTTCGAGATGTACTACTCGGTCTAA
- a CDS encoding pentapeptide repeat-containing protein, which translates to MPPRPPKYAKVAQADLDAAIKLHERLVAKQTGGKRLAYPFHTLERLVFANKNIAEAEFVGSRMEEADFQGAKLERANFFGANLTRANFRGADLQRADLRGASLKGANLENANLRQADIRDGFIIVPDDNGNFDFASAQRRSAEIDDASFSRANLTEAKVARAFGRRTDLSNAIMRNANLAGADFSNSDLTGVVLTGADLTETNLSNCILQGAVLAGAFLNNTNLDGADLTAAQFSKKDFEKSDTSKAILPKSLDDIGMKLGEIVLNHFDWLQTAGAKGAQAVLDSVDLTGIDAKGVNFSAARMKRTTLIDAKLDSAKFQMTDMTGSNLAGAQLESADLRGATLDKCILNGADLSNADLTSMPLPTTATGSWPTRMRGAQLHRANLRGAKLAVCDFSESIMRQADFRGADLTDCKFTDCDVTGADFRDAKIDGADFRGAIGRI; encoded by the coding sequence ATGCCGCCCCGTCCGCCAAAATACGCGAAAGTCGCGCAAGCCGATCTCGACGCGGCCATCAAGCTGCACGAGCGGCTTGTGGCCAAGCAGACCGGCGGCAAGCGTTTGGCCTATCCATTCCACACGCTCGAGCGTTTGGTCTTCGCCAACAAAAACATCGCCGAAGCCGAGTTCGTCGGCAGCCGGATGGAAGAGGCGGATTTCCAAGGCGCCAAGCTCGAACGCGCGAATTTCTTCGGCGCGAATCTGACGCGCGCGAATTTCCGCGGCGCCGATTTGCAACGCGCCGATCTGCGCGGCGCGAGTTTGAAGGGCGCCAATCTGGAAAACGCGAATTTGCGTCAGGCCGATATCCGCGACGGCTTCATCATCGTGCCCGACGACAACGGCAATTTCGATTTCGCCAGCGCGCAGCGCCGCTCGGCCGAAATCGACGACGCGTCGTTCAGCCGCGCCAACCTGACCGAAGCCAAAGTCGCGCGCGCTTTCGGCCGGCGCACCGATCTGTCCAACGCGATCATGCGCAACGCCAATCTGGCCGGCGCGGATTTCTCGAATTCGGACCTCACCGGCGTGGTGCTGACCGGCGCGGATTTGACCGAGACCAATCTTTCGAACTGCATTTTGCAAGGCGCGGTGTTGGCCGGCGCCTTCCTCAACAACACCAATCTCGACGGCGCCGATCTCACGGCCGCGCAGTTCTCGAAAAAGGATTTCGAGAAGTCCGACACCAGCAAGGCGATCCTGCCCAAATCGCTCGACGATATCGGGATGAAGCTGGGCGAGATCGTGCTGAACCATTTCGACTGGCTGCAAACCGCCGGCGCCAAGGGCGCGCAAGCCGTGCTCGATTCCGTCGATCTGACCGGGATCGACGCCAAGGGCGTGAATTTCTCGGCGGCACGGATGAAGCGGACGACGCTGATCGACGCCAAGCTCGACAGCGCCAAATTCCAGATGACCGATATGACGGGCTCCAATCTCGCCGGTGCGCAGCTGGAATCGGCGGATTTACGCGGCGCCACGCTCGACAAATGCATCCTCAACGGTGCGGATTTGTCGAACGCGGATTTGACGTCGATGCCGCTGCCCACGACCGCGACGGGTAGCTGGCCCACGCGTATGCGCGGCGCCCAGCTGCATCGCGCGAATTTGCGTGGCGCCAAGCTCGCGGTGTGCGATTTTTCGGAATCGATCATGCGGCAGGCGGATTTCCGCGGCGCCGATTTGACCGATTGCAAATTCACCGATTGCGACGTGACCGGCGCGGATTTCCGCGACGCCAAAATCGACGGTGCGGATTTCCGCGGCGCCATCGGCCGCATCTAG
- a CDS encoding AsmA-like C-terminal domain-containing protein: protein MSHPIRLFFEILGTLAALLLVGAGLLLWRLSAGPIAVPFVTPILEAALAADDSSYDVDVGETWIDWSGLNQSMELRIVDTVVRDRQGKELVSIPLAWLRLSARRLLVGEVQPEAVRIEGLHLRLARDANGDIRLQESDANDAPVSEGGVLGFLLGELSGPPDPDKMLGLLSRVTLTGTRIDVEDALTGLSVSLVGAQAEAARDDRGIALSASLPLQVGAQRIPVTVRARYVVQNEEIRLAADIPGVWLPGLADLDPRLALLKGLRMRPDIGLDAIVGGGRIEQGRLTLRARDAVLADPAWFAREVAVREIALETNVSADFAKIAIEKFEIDMGAPTIRVTGTADDFLRKPAIKLRAEIAGLDAKRLVELWPHAAPENPKIWIADSIPQARVPAGVAELEMSAKDASFAGFALDKFRLTFDVRDATVEFLKGLPPVRNASASAVMDTRRLDFKIAAGEVGEIKVQGGTVSLTGLDKADQAAQIDLNMTTPVRAAMRLIDMPPLGFLKRIGEDPEGYDGNGTVKLEIGFPLEANLKLDQVKVRAEARATEFFAAKAVKDQPIEHGDFNIVVDENGMDLKGLGLAGGSPAEIAYRREFSDKADPVERATAKGTASPETQARFNLDFPAYLDGPIDVDVAMVAYRDGRRLIDLGLDLANTTVKVPELEWLRAPGKKLNAKMRLVLRRDTLVELQGIDAAGEGIAVRGRVGMDADGRTIREVDFSRALLDGRMDLENLRVRRDPKAADGRGSDRYEARGKFLDVEPFLKDKSPPDPNRADFGLRGEFERLMLGTGRELRAASIDGQRGQRLWERLRLSAQLDPSTPLPAGAQAASVPFQFDLDPDADGMQRLAASSPDAGAVLKALDITPNMVGGRLVARGKTDPARPDQAIAGTLAIENFRLVNAPVMAKLLSVTLLTGVLDSLRGEGIGFSRLDTDFAWADPKIEIKDLRMHGASIGFTANGVVDLETDQIDVAGTIVPAYAVNSILGNIPLLGDLLAGQRGGGIFAANYTAKGPAADADVRINPLSTLAPGFLRRLFGVFGGANAPAPATGTTENAPPPAPIDPFDPRGGQPGRD, encoded by the coding sequence ATGAGTCACCCGATCCGGCTGTTTTTTGAAATTCTGGGCACGCTGGCGGCCTTGCTGCTGGTGGGCGCCGGGCTGTTGCTTTGGCGGCTCTCGGCCGGGCCGATCGCCGTGCCCTTCGTCACGCCCATTTTGGAGGCCGCTTTGGCGGCCGACGACAGCAGCTACGACGTCGATGTGGGCGAGACCTGGATCGATTGGTCGGGGCTCAACCAATCGATGGAGTTGCGCATCGTCGACACGGTGGTGCGCGACCGCCAAGGCAAGGAACTCGTTTCGATCCCGCTCGCCTGGCTGCGCCTTTCCGCGCGCCGGCTGCTGGTGGGCGAGGTGCAGCCCGAAGCGGTGCGCATCGAAGGCTTGCATCTGCGCTTGGCGCGCGACGCCAACGGCGATATCCGCTTGCAGGAAAGCGACGCCAATGACGCGCCCGTTTCCGAGGGCGGGGTGCTCGGCTTTTTGCTGGGCGAATTGTCCGGCCCGCCCGATCCCGACAAGATGCTCGGTCTGCTGTCGCGCGTCACGCTGACCGGCACGCGGATCGACGTCGAGGACGCGTTGACCGGGCTGTCCGTCTCGCTGGTCGGCGCGCAAGCGGAAGCCGCGCGCGACGATCGCGGCATCGCGTTGTCGGCGTCGCTGCCCTTGCAGGTCGGCGCGCAGCGCATTCCGGTGACGGTGCGCGCCCGCTATGTCGTGCAAAACGAGGAGATCCGCCTCGCCGCCGATATCCCCGGCGTGTGGCTGCCGGGCCTCGCCGATCTCGATCCGCGCCTTGCCCTGTTGAAGGGGCTGCGCATGCGCCCCGATATCGGCCTGGATGCCATCGTCGGCGGCGGGCGTATCGAGCAAGGGCGTTTGACCTTGCGCGCGCGCGACGCGGTGCTGGCCGATCCCGCGTGGTTCGCGCGCGAAGTGGCGGTGCGCGAGATCGCGCTGGAGACGAATGTCTCCGCCGATTTCGCCAAGATCGCGATCGAGAAATTCGAGATCGATATGGGCGCGCCGACGATCCGCGTGACAGGCACGGCCGACGATTTTCTGCGCAAGCCCGCGATCAAGTTGCGCGCGGAAATCGCCGGGCTCGACGCCAAGCGCCTCGTCGAATTGTGGCCCCATGCGGCGCCGGAGAATCCGAAGATCTGGATCGCCGACAGCATTCCCCAGGCGCGCGTGCCCGCGGGCGTGGCGGAATTGGAGATGTCGGCGAAGGACGCGTCGTTCGCGGGCTTCGCGCTCGACAAGTTCCGCCTGACCTTCGACGTGCGCGACGCGACGGTCGAATTCCTGAAAGGCTTGCCGCCGGTGCGCAACGCGTCGGCGAGTGCGGTGATGGATACGCGCCGCCTCGATTTCAAAATCGCGGCGGGCGAGGTCGGCGAGATCAAAGTTCAGGGTGGCACCGTGTCGCTGACCGGCCTCGACAAGGCGGATCAAGCGGCACAGATCGATTTGAACATGACCACGCCGGTACGCGCGGCGATGCGGCTGATCGATATGCCCCCGCTCGGCTTCCTCAAACGTATTGGCGAGGATCCGGAAGGTTACGACGGCAACGGCACGGTGAAGCTCGAGATCGGTTTTCCGCTCGAAGCCAATTTGAAACTCGATCAGGTCAAAGTGCGTGCCGAAGCCCGCGCGACCGAGTTCTTCGCGGCGAAAGCCGTCAAGGATCAGCCGATCGAGCACGGCGATTTCAACATCGTCGTCGACGAGAACGGCATGGATCTGAAGGGGCTCGGCCTTGCGGGCGGGTCGCCGGCCGAGATCGCGTATCGGCGCGAATTTTCCGACAAGGCCGATCCGGTCGAGCGCGCGACCGCCAAGGGCACCGCTTCGCCCGAAACCCAAGCGCGCTTCAATCTCGATTTTCCGGCCTATCTCGACGGGCCGATCGACGTGGATGTGGCGATGGTCGCCTATCGCGACGGGCGGCGCCTGATCGATCTCGGGCTCGACCTCGCCAACACGACCGTCAAAGTGCCGGAACTCGAGTGGTTGCGCGCACCCGGCAAGAAGTTGAACGCGAAGATGCGCCTGGTGCTGCGTCGCGACACGCTGGTCGAATTGCAAGGCATCGATGCGGCGGGCGAGGGCATCGCCGTTCGCGGGCGCGTCGGCATGGACGCCGACGGCCGCACGATCCGCGAGGTGGATTTCTCGCGCGCTTTGCTCGACGGGCGGATGGATCTCGAAAATCTGCGCGTGCGCCGCGATCCGAAAGCGGCGGACGGGCGCGGCAGCGATCGCTACGAGGCGAGGGGCAAGTTCCTCGACGTCGAACCCTTCCTCAAAGACAAATCGCCGCCCGATCCCAATCGCGCCGATTTCGGGCTGCGCGGGGAGTTCGAGCGCTTGATGCTGGGCACGGGGCGCGAATTGCGCGCGGCGTCGATCGACGGGCAGCGCGGTCAGCGTTTGTGGGAACGTTTGCGCCTGTCGGCGCAGCTCGATCCCAGCACGCCTTTGCCCGCGGGCGCGCAGGCGGCTTCCGTGCCGTTTCAATTCGATCTCGATCCCGATGCCGACGGCATGCAGCGCCTGGCGGCGAGTTCGCCCGATGCGGGCGCGGTGTTGAAGGCGCTCGACATTACGCCGAACATGGTCGGCGGGCGCTTGGTCGCGCGCGGCAAGACCGATCCGGCACGCCCCGATCAGGCGATCGCGGGCACGCTGGCGATCGAGAATTTCCGCCTGGTCAACGCGCCGGTGATGGCGAAGCTTCTATCGGTGACGTTGCTGACCGGCGTGCTCGATTCCTTGCGCGGCGAGGGGATCGGCTTTAGCCGTCTCGACACCGATTTCGCCTGGGCCGACCCGAAAATCGAAATCAAGGATCTGCGCATGCATGGCGCGTCGATCGGCTTCACGGCGAACGGCGTCGTGGATCTCGAAACCGATCAGATCGACGTCGCGGGCACGATCGTGCCCGCCTATGCGGTCAATTCGATCTTGGGCAATATTCCGCTGCTCGGCGATCTGCTCGCGGGCCAGCGCGGCGGCGGTATCTTCGCGGCGAATTATACCGCCAAGGGTCCGGCCGCCGACGCCGATGTGCGGATCAATCCGCTGTCCACTTTGGCGCCCGGTTTCCTGCGCCGCTTGTTCGGCGTGTTCGGCGGCGCCAATGCGCCCGCCCCCGCGACCGGTACGACGGAGAACGCGCCGCCGCCCGCCCCCATCGATCCGTTCGATCCGCGCGGCGGCCAGCCCGGCCGCGATTGA
- a CDS encoding pyridoxal phosphate-dependent aminotransferase, whose product MSMQLAERMSRLGTETAFEVLARAKALEAKGKSIVNLGIGQPDFVTPEHIVEAAVKALRDGHHGYTPANGILPLRESVARDIHKRLKVEIDPGNVLIVPGGKVTMFFAIMMFGEPGAEIVYPNPGFPIYESVIKFSGATPVPLPLLEKNGFAFTADDVLSRITPRTRLLIVNSPANPTGGVSPKAEIDKLVAGLAKHPHVAIMSDEIYGQMTYDGREHVSLLSYPSIRDRLILLDGWSKTYAMTGWRMGYSVWPKSIVAQAERLAINCHSCVNASAQFAGMAALDGPQDAVHKMVAAFAERRRVIVDELNAIPGISCVEPGGAFYAFPNIKGTGMDSRAAETLFLEQAGVAVLSGTAFGAHGDGYLRFSYANSVENIREAMRRIRETLARTGTKAAQ is encoded by the coding sequence ATGTCCATGCAATTGGCCGAGCGCATGTCGCGCCTTGGCACCGAAACCGCGTTCGAAGTGCTGGCCCGCGCCAAGGCGTTGGAAGCCAAGGGCAAGTCGATCGTCAATCTGGGCATCGGGCAGCCGGATTTCGTCACCCCCGAACATATCGTCGAGGCGGCCGTGAAGGCCCTGCGCGACGGCCATCACGGCTACACCCCCGCCAACGGCATCCTGCCCTTGCGCGAATCCGTCGCCCGCGACATCCACAAGCGCCTGAAGGTGGAGATCGATCCCGGCAACGTGCTGATCGTGCCCGGCGGCAAGGTCACGATGTTCTTCGCGATCATGATGTTCGGCGAGCCGGGGGCGGAGATCGTCTATCCGAATCCCGGCTTCCCGATCTACGAAAGCGTCATCAAATTTTCGGGCGCCACGCCCGTCCCGCTGCCGCTTCTGGAAAAGAACGGCTTCGCCTTCACCGCCGACGACGTGCTGTCGCGCATCACGCCGCGCACGCGCTTGCTGATCGTCAACTCGCCCGCCAATCCCACGGGCGGCGTGTCGCCGAAGGCGGAAATCGACAAGCTGGTCGCGGGCCTCGCCAAACATCCGCATGTCGCGATCATGTCGGACGAGATCTACGGCCAGATGACCTATGACGGCCGCGAGCATGTTTCCCTGCTGTCCTATCCGTCGATCCGCGACCGCCTGATCCTGCTCGACGGCTGGTCGAAGACCTATGCGATGACCGGCTGGCGCATGGGCTACTCCGTGTGGCCCAAATCGATCGTGGCGCAGGCCGAGCGTCTGGCGATCAACTGCCATTCCTGCGTCAACGCCTCGGCGCAGTTCGCCGGCATGGCCGCCCTCGACGGGCCGCAGGACGCCGTCCACAAAATGGTCGCCGCTTTCGCCGAGCGCCGTCGCGTGATCGTCGACGAGTTGAACGCCATACCGGGTATCTCGTGCGTCGAACCCGGCGGCGCCTTCTACGCCTTCCCCAATATCAAGGGCACGGGCATGGATAGCCGTGCCGCCGAAACCCTGTTCCTGGAACAGGCCGGCGTGGCTGTGCTGTCGGGTACGGCCTTCGGCGCGCATGGCGATGGCTATCTGCGCTTCTCCTACGCCAATTCGGTGGAGAACATCCGCGAGGCGATGCGCCGCATTCGGGAAACTTTGGCGCGCACCGGCACCAAGGCAGCTCAATGA